In one Lolium rigidum isolate FL_2022 chromosome 3, APGP_CSIRO_Lrig_0.1, whole genome shotgun sequence genomic region, the following are encoded:
- the LOC124694789 gene encoding putative cyclin-dependent kinase F-2, producing MAARKRPAAGHATTAQGSATQGRKRSRTDEYDDVACLGEGGFGAVVMARNRATGKTVAIKRLSSPSATSAADLQREAGFLRACSGNPYVVGFEALVVHPATGRLSLVMEHVAGPNLHYFLWDRRHGQPMPESTVRAFMWKLLTGVKMMHARHVVHRDIKPANILVGQDGELVKICDLGLAVSMVEPPPYTQAGTPFYTAPEMLLQKPDYDTLVDTWSLGCVMAEMLAGGKALFPRGEDDYVDEISQLWNIIRVLGMPDERTWPGFDSLPLAMALQLLPLPAGHEHNRLRDLFPEEKLSHEGFQVLQGLLTCNPDKRLTAAKALKHPWFAAPRPAVALPRKKATPRSFIPPAAPEKNELNIPVTMWNAQRV from the coding sequence ATGGCCGCCCGCAAACGACCTGCCGCCGGCCACGCGACGACTGCCCAAGGATCGGCGACACAAGGACGCAAGAGGAGCCGCACCGACGAGTACGACGACGTGGCCTGCCTCGGCGAGGGCGGCTTCGGCGCCGTTGTCATGGCGCGCAACCGCGCCACCGGCAAGACCGTCGCCATCAAGCGCCTCTCCTCGCCGTCCGCGACCAGCGCCGCCGACCTCCAGCGCGAAGCCGGGTTCCTCAGGGCCTGCAGCGGGAACCCCTACGTGGTCGGCTTCGAGGCCCTGGTGGTGCACCCGGCCACCGGCCGCCTCTCCCTCGTCATGGAGCACGTCGCTGGGCCGAACCTCCACTATTTCCTGTGGGACAGGCGCCACGGCCAGCCGATGCCGGAGTCGACGGTGCGCGCCTTCATGTGGAAGCTGCTCACCGGGGTCAAGATGATGCACGCCCGCCACGTCGTCCACCGCGACATCAAGCCGGCCAACATCCTCGTCGGCCAAGACGGGGAGCTCGTCAAGATCTGCGACCTCGGGCTCGCGGTTTCCATGGTCGAGCCTCCGCCCTACACCCAGGCCGGCACCCCGTTCTACACGGCGCCAGAGATGCTGCTGCAGAAGCCGGACTACGACACGCTCGTGGACACTTGGTCGCTCGGCTGCGTCATGGCCGAGATGCTCGCCGGCGGCAAGGCGTTGTTCCCTCGCGGAGAAGATGACTACGTAGACGAGATATCACAGCTGTGGAACATAATCCGAGTGCTCGGGATGCCGGACGAGAGGACGTGGCCGGGGTTCGACTCTCTGCCGCTCGCCATGGCACTGCAGCTGCTACCGCTACCGGCGGGGCACGAGCACAACAGGCTGCGGGATCTGTTCCCCGAAGAGAAGCTGTCACACGAAGGATTCCAGGTGCTGCAAGGCCTTCTCACGTGCAACCCCGACAAGCGACTCACGGCGGCCAAGGCGCTCAAACACCCATGGTTCGCTGCTCCTCGTCCCGCCGTCGCGTTGCCGAGAAAGAAGGCGACTCCGCGCAGTTTCATCCCACCGGCGGCACCAGAGAAGAACGAACTCAATATCCCAGTGACGATGTGGAACGCACAACGAGTGTAG
- the LOC124697045 gene encoding pentatricopeptide repeat-containing protein At5g15300-like gives MPPPSPLTSISPENGDLVALSGRCSTKRNLRLLHGALLRRRHLLPAADAVAALAKLLRFAAVSPAGDLRQAAAILSTHLPFISSASSHPTFFYNTLMRGLAASSSPGDAIELFTVMRRSGAAPDAFTFTFILKSCSRCPSRRRLPSDLHAQAIKHGCLGKLSAHTHVHNALLHAYACRVSVDDACRVFEEIPVRDVVSFSGLLTAHLKANDLDAARVVFDQMPCQDVVSWTAMISAYAKACMPQEALALFDAMPMQPDEVTMVSIVSACTTLGDLATGERVRRLIDSHGFGWMVSLRNALMDMYAKCGCLPEARALFDGMMVKSLASWNTLISAYASHGDLDNTIDVFHQMLAEGNTVRPDGATLLAVILAYAYKGCVEEGRAMFNAMQHGDYGKVQLTIEHYGCVVDMLGRAGKLEEAYQMIQQMPIPSNAVVWGALLGACRTHGDINMAERAVQELSNLKPEEGGYYILLSDMYTSAGRIAEATEIRRAMNENRVQKTIGRSTAFLPQL, from the coding sequence ATGCCACCGCCGTCTCCATTAACGTCCATCTCGCCGGAGAACGGGGATCTAGTGGCGCTCTCAGGCCGGTGCTCCACGAAGCGCAACCTGCGCCTCCTTCACGGCGCTCTCTTACgacgccgccacctcctcccggCTGCCGACGCCGTCGCGGCGCTGGCCAAGCTCCTTCGGTTCGCCGCCGTCTCGCCCGCCGGGGACCTCCGCCAGGCCGCCGCGATCCTCTCCACCCACCTCCCGTTCATTTCGTCGGCCTCCTCCCACCCCACCTTCTTCTACAACACCCTCATGCGCGGCCTCGCTGCCTCGTCCTCGCCCGGCGACGCCATCGAGCTCTTCACCGTGATGCGCCGTTCGGGCGCCGCACCTGACgccttcaccttcaccttcatCCTGAAGTCCTGCTCTCGCTGCCCTTCGCGCCGGCGGCTACCTTCCGACCTCCACGCCCAAGCGATCAAGCACGGCTGCCTCGGGAAGCTCAGCGCGCACACGCACGTACACAATGCGCTACTTCACGCCTATGCGTGCCGGGTGTCTGTCGACGACGCCTGCAGGGTGTTTGAAGAAATTCCGGTTCGGGACGTGGTCTCCTTCTCAGGGCTACTCACTGCACACCTCAAAGCCAATGATTTGGATGCTGCGCGCGTTGTGTTCGACCAGATGCCTTGCCAGGATGTCGTTTCTTGGACTGCGATGATTTCTGCATATGCTAAGGCTTGCATGCCACAGGAGGCCCTGGCATTGTTTGATGCAATGCCAATGCAGCCAGACGAGGTTACCATGGTGAGTATTGTGTCTGCGTGTACCACACTCGGCGATCTTGCAACTGGGGAGCGTGTGCGGAGGCTCATTGATTCCCATGGGTTTGGATGGATGGTGTCACTTCGCAATGCACTCATGGACATGTACGCTAAGTGCGGGTGCCTCCCTGAAGCACGAGCTTTGTTTGACGGGATGATGGTGAAGAGTTTGGCATCTTGGAATACACTCATCTCAGCATACGCATCGCACGGCGATCTGGACAACACGATTGATGTGTTCCATCAGATGTTGGCGGAAGGGAACACCGTGAGGCCAGATGGGGCGACGCTGCTTGCGGTGATTCTGGCATACGCGTACAAGGGCTGTGTTGAGGAGGGGCGTGCCATGTTCAATGCGATGCAGCATGGGGACTACGGCAAAGTGCAGCTCACTATCGAGCACTACGGCTGTGTGGTGGACATGCTTGGCCGGGCAGGTAAACTCGAGGAGGCATACCAAATGATTCAGCAGATGCCGATTCCAAGCAATGCTGTGGTCTGGGGTGCACTACTTGGTGCTTGTCGGACACATGGAGATATCAATATGGCAGAGCGGGCTGTTCAGGAGCTAAGTAACCTAAAACCAGAGGAAGGTGGGTATTACATTTTGCTCAGTGATATGTACACCTCTGCCGGACGGATAGCTGAGGCCACAGAGATCAGACGTGCCATGAATGAGAACAGGGTCCAGAAGACTATAGGCCGGAGCACCGCCTTTCTGCCTCAACTGTAA